From Chlamydiifrater volucris, one genomic window encodes:
- a CDS encoding inorganic phosphate transporter, with the protein MFYLLCFIVLCSCYASWNIGANDVANAVGTSVGSGVLTLRQAVVVAAIFELLGAIFLGNRVAGTIEGQIIDLSKYTGSSLEYVFAMTSTLLATGVWLQLASFFGWPVSTTHSIIGAVIGSGLSVGKGLFIRWGAVGSIVSGWLVSPILGGSIAHLVFTIIRKTVFYKSDPVRAVVRVAPLMALVILSTMTAIVLGGSSYASKLSFYERGAVVLGTGMLAFAFCFFLLRMRKSQTISSSPVEGSLTERLKIRGGDYGIKYLLVERIFAYLQIVIAAFMAFAHGSNDVANAIAPLLAVIKVLYPHRYSPVMVSMLMGVGGVVLIIGLATWGWRVIETVGCKITELTPSRAFSAGFGSSLTIALASALGLPVSTTHVVVGAVLGIGIARGIRAINLNIIKDIIMSWFITVPAGAFFSVVFFFALRAVFG; encoded by the coding sequence ATGTTTTATCTTCTATGTTTTATTGTTCTCTGCAGTTGTTATGCATCATGGAACATTGGGGCCAACGATGTAGCGAATGCTGTAGGGACTAGTGTTGGTTCTGGGGTATTGACTTTAAGACAAGCGGTTGTTGTAGCCGCGATCTTTGAGCTCTTGGGCGCTATATTTCTAGGTAACCGTGTAGCGGGAACTATCGAGGGGCAGATAATAGATCTTTCCAAATATACGGGAAGCTCCTTGGAGTACGTTTTTGCCATGACCTCTACGCTATTGGCTACAGGTGTCTGGCTTCAGCTAGCATCCTTCTTCGGTTGGCCTGTGTCCACGACTCATTCCATTATTGGAGCTGTTATAGGTTCTGGTTTGTCCGTAGGGAAGGGGTTGTTTATTCGCTGGGGAGCTGTAGGGTCTATAGTATCTGGGTGGCTGGTTTCCCCTATCTTGGGCGGAAGTATTGCGCACCTGGTCTTTACTATCATTCGCAAGACAGTCTTTTATAAATCTGATCCCGTTCGGGCAGTTGTTAGAGTTGCGCCTTTGATGGCTCTAGTAATCCTTTCTACTATGACAGCTATCGTTCTGGGAGGAAGTAGTTATGCTTCGAAGCTATCCTTTTACGAGCGGGGAGCTGTTGTCCTGGGTACAGGAATGTTAGCCTTTGCTTTTTGTTTTTTCTTACTGCGAATGAGAAAAAGTCAGACTATATCTTCATCTCCGGTGGAGGGATCATTGACGGAAAGACTAAAGATTCGAGGTGGAGATTACGGAATAAAGTACTTGTTGGTGGAAAGGATTTTTGCTTATTTACAAATTGTTATCGCAGCCTTCATGGCTTTTGCCCATGGGTCTAACGATGTTGCTAATGCGATTGCTCCTTTGCTTGCTGTAATTAAGGTATTGTACCCTCATAGGTACTCACCAGTAATGGTCTCAATGTTGATGGGAGTGGGAGGCGTTGTCCTCATTATTGGATTGGCTACCTGGGGCTGGCGGGTGATAGAAACAGTGGGTTGTAAGATTACTGAGTTAACGCCTTCTAGGGCGTTTTCTGCCGGTTTTGGTTCTTCGCTTACCATAGCTTTAGCTTCTGCTTTAGGACTTCCTGTTTCCACTACGCATGTAGTCGTTGGTGCTGTTCTAGGAATAGGCATTGCTAGAGGTATACGTGCTATAAATTTGAATATTATTAAAGATATCATAATGTCATGGTTTATCACCGTTCCTGCAGGAGCCTTCTTTTCTGTAGTCTTTTTCTTTGCTTTAAGAGCGGTTTTTGGTTAG
- a CDS encoding TIGR00153 family protein gives MQTLARLFGQSPFEPLQAHLEVVVECVSLLPEIFSAVRDRRYSEVEEIAQDISEKEYQADCIKNDMRNHLPMGIFTPVSRVDLLEIISVQDSIADAAEDVGILLTVKQLTFLEEFEAIFFDFLDKNLEAFGIAATLIQEFNQLLESSFGGRKADKAREYVKDVAKAEHQADVLQRKLMKVLFHDDLVMTEKYLYLWLRVIKRTAGVSDASEKLANRINMTLEDK, from the coding sequence ATGCAAACTCTAGCTAGACTCTTTGGTCAATCTCCTTTTGAGCCTCTCCAAGCGCACCTAGAGGTTGTTGTGGAGTGTGTTTCTTTGTTGCCGGAGATTTTTTCCGCTGTACGGGACAGACGGTATTCAGAAGTAGAGGAAATCGCTCAGGACATTTCTGAAAAAGAGTACCAAGCAGATTGTATCAAGAATGATATGCGAAATCATTTGCCTATGGGCATATTTACTCCCGTTTCTCGAGTGGATTTATTGGAAATTATCTCTGTGCAAGATAGTATTGCCGATGCTGCCGAGGATGTGGGAATTTTGTTGACAGTCAAGCAATTGACTTTTCTTGAAGAATTTGAGGCTATTTTTTTTGACTTCCTGGATAAGAATTTGGAAGCCTTTGGCATAGCAGCAACTCTTATTCAAGAGTTTAACCAATTGTTAGAAAGCTCTTTTGGAGGTCGCAAAGCTGATAAAGCTAGAGAGTATGTCAAAGATGTTGCCAAGGCTGAGCACCAAGCAGATGTTTTACAAAGAAAATTGATGAAAGTTTTATTCCACGATGATTTAGTGATGACGGAGAAGTATTTGTACCTTTGGCTCAGGGTTATTAAGCGTACAGCAGGGGTTTCTGATGCTTCAGAGAAGTTAGCGAATAGAATCAATATGACTTTGGAAGACAAGTAA
- a CDS encoding ABC transporter ATP-binding protein, whose product MPRSPILQVADLDISLVKHKKIYPVVESVSFDLYKQKTLAIIGESGSGKSLTAQALLSLLPKTQFLIKGLALYKQQNLLTLPSKVTRTIRGNRIAMIFQNPMASLNPVYTIEHQLTEVVYTHLGIPSHSIRELLLHALQETRIQNPDQCLKSYPHQLSGGMLQRICIAMALLCRPDILIADEPTTALDVSVQHQILSLLRDLQDKTGMAILIITHNMGVVAEIADDVIVLYAGRTIEKGSVQQIFDNPSHPYTQALFASRPNLVGQVNTYLTTMKGSPPHPTQYPSGCRYHPRCPKVMEKCKQCPPSNIAIGDKHEVKCWLYDY is encoded by the coding sequence ATGCCCCGTTCTCCAATTCTGCAAGTTGCTGACCTTGATATCTCCCTTGTGAAACACAAAAAAATTTATCCCGTGGTGGAGTCCGTCTCTTTTGATCTGTATAAGCAAAAAACTTTGGCTATTATAGGCGAATCAGGGTCAGGAAAATCGTTAACAGCTCAGGCACTCCTCAGCCTTTTACCCAAAACCCAGTTTCTCATAAAAGGTTTAGCTCTTTATAAACAACAAAATTTGCTCACACTGCCTTCAAAAGTGACAAGAACAATTCGTGGAAATAGGATTGCTATGATTTTTCAGAATCCTATGGCCTCTTTAAATCCTGTGTACACCATAGAACATCAGCTAACTGAAGTCGTATACACCCACCTTGGCATACCCTCGCATTCTATTCGTGAGCTTCTATTGCATGCCCTTCAGGAGACACGTATTCAAAACCCCGATCAGTGTCTCAAATCTTACCCTCACCAACTTTCTGGAGGTATGCTGCAAAGGATATGTATAGCCATGGCTCTTCTGTGCCGTCCAGACATCCTGATAGCAGATGAGCCTACGACAGCGTTGGATGTCTCTGTCCAACACCAAATCCTTTCCTTGCTCAGAGATTTACAGGATAAAACAGGCATGGCAATTCTCATAATTACTCACAATATGGGCGTCGTAGCAGAAATTGCCGACGATGTAATAGTCCTGTATGCTGGTAGAACTATTGAAAAAGGTTCTGTCCAACAAATTTTCGATAACCCCTCTCACCCCTATACGCAAGCACTCTTTGCTTCAAGACCTAATTTAGTAGGACAAGTGAACACTTACCTAACAACTATGAAAGGATCCCCACCCCACCCTACACAATATCCGTCGGGGTGTCGTTATCACCCACGCTGCCCCAAAGTTATGGAAAAATGCAAGCAATGCCCCCCATCAAATATTGCTATTGGTGACAAACATGAGGTGAAATGTTGGCTGTATGATTACTAA